From one Brachypodium distachyon strain Bd21 chromosome 4, Brachypodium_distachyon_v3.0, whole genome shotgun sequence genomic stretch:
- the LOC104584349 gene encoding uncharacterized protein LOC104584349 — protein MAAAVARVHHPQVHHRVSARGEGRHSSDTATMAAGAVRAHSHHHRAASAPAAVVSRTEDRRLRRSPLPVEQRLRRRGRAPGCGEVAGGTAAGCAAVSCCLPLAVVELVVLAAVRAPAALCQRSISKRRRAARRKETEDDLAIASAPASAGDASPTSVALAKNSALEAANDDEAWPCWSLLKPAAVAAAAEELAEAEEEVWARFCGNGFWRSPEETW, from the coding sequence atggcggcggcggtggccaggGTGCACCACCCCCAGGTCCACCACCGCGTGTCCGCGAGGGGCGAGGGGCGGCATTCGTCGGACACGGCCaccatggcggcgggggcggtcAGGGCGcacagccaccaccaccgcgcggcgtcggcgccggcggccgttGTTTCGAGGACGGAGGACAGGCGGCTGAGGCGGTCGCCGCTGCCCGTGGagcagcggctgcggcggagggGGCGGGCGCCGGGGTGCGGGGAGGTGGCgggcgggacggcggcggggtgcgccgccgtctcctgcTGCCTcccgctcgccgtcgtcgagctcgtcgtcctcgccgccgtccgcgcccccgccgcgctcTGCCAGCGCAGCATCAgcaagcgccgccgcgccgccaggcGGAAGGAGACGGAGGACGACCTCGCCATCGCCTCCGCCCCAGCCTCCGCCGGGGACGCCTCGCCCACGTCCGTGGCCCTGGCGAAGAACTCGGCGCTGGAGGCCGCCAACGACGACGAGGCGTGGCCGTGCTGGTCGCTCCTCAAgcccgcggcggtggcggcggcggctgaggAGCTcgccgaggcggaggaggaggtgtggGCCCGTTTCTGCGGCAACGGCTTCTGGAGGAGCCCGGAGGAAACGTGGTGA